The DNA sequence CTCCCTATAATGCGCCTCCACTGACCGGGAACAAGGCTGAGAAGCTGACGGTAAGTGAGAGGAAAAGTGATAAATCACTTGGCTCTGAAGCGGGAAAGCGCAGTATCTGCACCCCGCGCCACACACGCTGTGGCACTGCTCTTTAACAATTTATCAGACAATCTGTGTGGGCACTCACAGGATTGATATCAGCATCTCCGGATGCAAAAAATATCAAGTCTTGAGTGAACACGTAATAAATTCATTACGACGTTTTTCTCGAGCATTGCTTACCGAGTGTAAGCAAATCAAGCTTTTAATTGAAGAGTTTGATCATGGCTCAGATTGAACGCTGGCGGCAGGCCTAACACATGCAAGTCGAACGGTAGCACAGAGAGCTTGCTCTTGGGTGACGAGTGGCGGACGGGTGAGTAATGTCTGGGAAACTGCCCGATGGAGGGGGATAACTACTGGAAACGGTGGCTAATACCGCATAACGTCTTCGGACTAAAGTGGGGGACCTTCGGGCCTCACACCATCGGATGTGCCCAGATGGGATTAGCTAGTAGGTGGGGTAAAGGCTCACCTAGGCGACGATCCCTAGCTGGTCTGAGAGGATGACCAGCCACACTGGAACTGAGACACGGTCCAGACTCCTACGGGAGGCAGCAGTGGGGAATATTGCACAATGGGCGCAAGCCTGATGCAGCCATGCCGCGTGTATGAAGAAGGCCTTCGGGTTGTAAAGTACTTTCAGCGGGGAGGAAGGGAGTGAGGTTAATAACCTTATTCATTGACGTTACCCGCAGAAGAAGCACCGGCTAACTCCGTGCCAGCAGCCGCGGTAATACGGAGGGTGCAAGCGTTAATCGGAATTACTGGGCGTAAAGCGCACGCAGGCGGTCTGTTAAGTCAGATGTGAAATCCCCGGGCTTAACCTGGGAACTGCATTTGAAACTGGCAGGCTTGAGTCTCGTAGAGGGGGGTAGAATTCCAGGTGTAGCGGTGAAATGCGTAGAGATCTGGAGGAATACCGGTGGCGAAGGCGGCCCCCTGGACGAAGACTGACGCTCAGGTGCGAAAGCGTGGGGAGCAAACAGGATTAGATACCCTGGTAGTCCACGCTGTAAACGATGTCGACTTGGAGGTTGTTCCCTTGAGGAGTGGCTTCCGGAGCTAACGCGTTAAGTCGACCGCCTGGGGAATACGGCCGCAAGGTTAAAACTCAAATGAATTGACGGGGGCCCGCACAAGCGGTGGAGCATGTGGTTTAATTCGATGCAACGCGAAGAACCTTACCTGGCCTTGACATCCACAGAAGTTTGCAGAGATGCGAACGTGCCTTCGGGAACTGTGAGACAGGTGCTGCATGGCTGTCGTCAGCTCGTGTTGTGAAATGTTGGGTTAAGTCCCGCAACGAGCGCAACCCTTATCCTTTGTTGCCAGCGATTCGGTCGGGAACTCAAAGGAGACTGCCGGTGATAAACCGGAGGAAGGTGGGGATGACGTCAAGTCATCATGGCCCTTACGGCCAGGGCTACACACGTGCTACAATGGCGCATACAAAGAGAAGCGACCTCGCGAGAGCAAGCGGACCTCATAAAGTGCGTCGTAGTCCGGATCGGAGTCTGCAACTCGACTCCGTGAAGTCGGAATCGCTAGTAATCGTGGATCAGAATGCCACGGTGAATACGTTCCCGGGCCTTGTACACACCGCCCGTCACACCATGGGAGTGGGTTGCAAAAGAAGTAGGTAGCTTAACCTTCGGGAGGGCGCTTACCACTTTGTGATTCATGACTGGGGTGAAGTCGTAACAAGGTAACCGTAGGGGAACCTGCGGTTGGATCACCTCCTTACCTGAAGATACGGTTTTGTGAAGTGCTCACACAGATTGTCTGATGAAATTAAAGAAGAGCGTAAAATGCCTGCAGGCTTGTAGCTCAGGTGGTTAGAGCGCACCCCTGATAAGGGTGAGGTCGGTGGTTCAAGTCCACTCAGGCCTACCAACTTTCTTCTCATGCTGCGTTAAAGCGCCGCTCGTATAGTGAGCTGTACGTCGCGACCTTTTGCTTTGTCTGAAAAGAAATTACCGCTTGAAAAAGCGGGACCTCTGGTAAGCGAGCGTTTTGCACAACTCTATGGGGCTATAGCTCAGCTGGGAGAGCGCCTGCCTTGCACGCAGGAGGTCAGCGGTTCGATCCCGCTTAGCTCCACCATCAACGACCCCACGTTGATAACACTTCAGAATGCATTGTTAAGTGCATTGTGAAGTTATTGCTCTTTAACAATCCGGAACAAGCTGAAAATTTGAAACGACATATTGTTCTCATTCTCCGTAATAAGAATGAAGTAATGATATGTTCGAGTCTCTCAAATGTTTGCAGTCTGCAAGCGTGTTAAACGCCTGTGGGTTGTGAGGTTAAGTGACTAAGCGTACACGGTGGATGCCCTGGCAGTCAGAGGCGATGAAGGGCGTGCTAATCTGCGATAAGCGTCGGTAAGGTGATATGAACCGCAACAGCCGACGATACCCGAATGGGGAAACCCAGTGCAATCCGTTGCACTATCATGTCATGAATACATAGTGGCATGAGGCGAACCGGGGGAACTGAAACATCTAAGTACCCCGAGGAAAAGAAATCAACCGAGATTCCCTGAGTAGCGGCGAGCGAAAGGGGAAGAGCCCGGAACCATCATCATCAGCTGTGTTAGTGGAAGCGTCTGGAAAGTCGCAGGATACAGGGTGAAACTCCCGTACACAAAAGCACAGTTGTTGTGAGTTCGAAGAGTAGGGCGGGACACGTGTTATCCTGTCTGAATATGGGGGGACCATCCTCCAAGGCTAAATACTCCTGACTGACCGATAGTGAACCAGTACCGTGAGGGAAAGGCGAAAAGAACCCCGGCGAGGGGAGTGAAACAGAACCTGAAACCGTGTACGTACAAGCAGTGGGAGCCTACTAGTTGGGTGACTGCGTACCTTTTGTATAATGGGTCAGCGACTTATATTCTGTAGCAAGGTTAACCGTATAGGGGAGCCGCAGGGAAACCGAGTCTTAACTGGGCGTTAAGTTGCAGGGTATAGACCCGAAACCCGGTGATCTAGCCATGGGCAGGTTGAAGGTTGGGTAACACTAACTGGAGGACCGAACCGACTAATGTTGAAAAATTAGCGGATGACTTGTGGCTGGGGGTGAAAGGCCAATCAAACCGGGAGATAGCTGGTTCTCCCCGAAAGCTATTTAGGTAGCGCCTCGTGAACTCATCTTCGGGGGTAGAGCACTGTTTCGGCTAGGGGGCCATCCCGGCTTACCAACCCGATGCAAACTACGAATACCGAAGAATGTTATCACGGGAGACACACGGCGGGTGCTAACGTCCGTCGTGAAGAGGGAAACAACCCAGACCGCCAGCTAAGGTCCCAAAGTCATGGTTAAGTGGGAAACGATGTGGGAAGGCCCAGACAGCCAGGATGTTGGCTTAGAAGCAGCCATCATTTAAAGAAAGCGTAATAGCTCACTGGTCGAGTCGGCCTGCGCGGAAGATGTAACGGGGCTAAACCATGCACCGAAGCTGCGGCAGCGACACTATGTGTTGTTGGGTAGGGGAGCGTTCTGTAAGCCGTTGAAGGTGAACTGTGAGGTTTGCTGGAGGTATCAGAAGTGCGAATGCTGACATAAGTAACGATAAAGCGGGTGAAAAGCCCGCTCGCCGGAAGACCAAGGGTTCCTGTCCAACGTTAATCGGGGCAGGGTGAGTCGACCCCTAAGGCGAGGCCGAAAGGCGTAGTCGATGGGAAACGGGTTAATATTCCCGTACTTGTTGTTACTGCGAAGGGGGGACGGAGAAGGCTATGTTATCCGGGCGACGGTTGTCCCGGTTTAAGCGTGTAGGCTGGTGTTCCAGGTAAATCCGGAGCACTAAGGCTGAGGCGTGATGACGAGGTACTACGGTACTGAAGTAACAAATGCCCTGCTTCCAGGAAAAGCCTCTAAGCATCAGGTAACGATAAATCGTACCCCAAACCGACACAGGTGGTCAGGTAGAGAATACCAAGGCGCTTGAGAGAACTCGGGTGAAGGAACTAGGCAAAATGGTGCCGTAACTTCGGGAGAAGGCACGCTGGTGCGTAGGTGGAGGGACTTGCTCCCCGAGCCGAAGCCAGTCGAAGATACCAGCTGGCTGCAACTGTTTATTAAAAACACAGCACTGTGCAAACACGAAAGTGGACGTATACGGTGTGACGCCTGCCCGGTGCCGGAAGGTTAATTGATGGGGTTATCCGTAAGGAGAAGCTCTTGATTGAAGCCCCGGTAAACGGCGGCCGTAACTATAACGGTCCTAAGGTAGCGAAATTCCTTGTCGGGTAAGTTCCGACCTGCACGAATGGCGTAATGATGGCCAGGCTGTCTCCACCCGAGACTCAGTGAAATTGAACTCGCTGTGAAGATGCAGTGTACCCGCGGCAAGACGGAAAGACCCCGTGAACCTTTACTACAGCTTGACACTGAACATTGAACCTTGATGTGTAGGATAGGTGGGAGGCACTGAAGTGCGGACGCCAGTCTGCATGGAGCCGACCTTGAAATACCACCCTTTAATGTTTGATGTTCTAACCTGGCGCCGTAATCCGGCGTGGGGACAGTGTCTGGTGGGTAGTTTGACTGGGGCGGTCTCCTCCCAAAGAGTAACGGAGGAGCACGAAGGTTGGCTAATCCTGGTCGGACATCAGGAGGTTAGTGCAATGGCAAAAGCCAGCTTGACTGCGAGAGTGACGGCTCGAGCAGGTGCGAAAGCAGGTCATAGTGATCCGGTGGTTCTGAATGGAAGGGCCATCGCTCAACGGATAAAAGGTACTCCGGGGATAACAGGCTGATACCGCCCAAGAGTTCATATCGACGGCGGTGTTTGGCACCTCGATGTCGGCTCATCACATCCTGGGGCTGAAGTAGGTCCCAAGGGTACGGCTGTTCGCCGTTTAAAGTGGTACGCGAGCTGGGTTTAGAACGTCGTGAGACAGTTCGGTCCCTATCTGCCGTGGGCGCTGGAGAACTGAGAGGGGTTGCTCCTAGTACGAGAGGACCGGAGTGAACGCACCACTGGTGTACGGGTTGTGATGCCAATTGCATTGCCCGGTAGCTAAGTGCGGAAAAGATAAGCGCTGAAAGCATCTAAGCGCGAAACTTGCCTCGAGATGAGTTCTCCCTGAGACTTTAAGTTTCCTGAAGGGACGTTGAAGACGACGACGTTGATAGGCCGGGTGTGTAAGCGCAGCGATGCGTTGAGCTAACCGGTACTAATGACCCGAGAGGCTTAACCTTACAACGCCAGAGGCGTTTAGAGAGACAGAATTTTCAGCTTGATTCACCGGATTTTAGAAAAATTTAGCGGATTAGAAAAATTTAGCGGAAACGAAAGATTTTGTGCTGAAGCAAGGCGGCAACCGAGACGATGAGAAGGAGCATACGCTGGTATGTGACTGAACATCGCGATAGCAGCCAACGCAGCAGCAGTGCAAAAGATTTGTTTCTGGCACCAAGAATTTGCCTGGCGGCAGTAGCGCGGTGGTCCCACCTGACCCCATGCCGAACTCAGAAGTGAAACGCCGTAGCGCCGATGGTAGTGTGGGGTCTCCCCATGCGAGAGTAGGGAACTGCCAGGCATCAAACAGAAAAGCCCTGCACATCGTGCAGGGCTTTTTTTTATGCTTCATTTACTCGTTGTGATTTATCGATGGAGTCTCTCTTCAATCGATGAAGATTTTTATGATCGCTGATGAAACTACTCCAGCACTCAATACACTGACACGATGATGTTTATGAAAGAAAGATAAGAGTCGCTGCACTGTAAAAAACCCGGCTTATTACGCCGGGTATAGATATCAGCTTAGTGGATGACCTGGGAAAGGAATGCCTGCGTGCGTTCTGATTGAGGATTTGAAAAGAAACTTTCTGGTGGTGCTTCTTCGACAATTTCTCCACGATCCATAAAGATCACCCTGTCCGCGACTGTTCGTGCAAATCCCATTTCATGTGTGACACATAACATGGTCATACCATCCTCTGCCAGCGTGATCATGGTATCAAGTACCTCCTTCACCATCTCTGGATCCAGCGCCGAAGTCGGCTCATCAAACAACATAATTTTTGGTTTCATACACAGTGAGCGTGCAATAGCGACTCGCTGCTGCTGCCCGCCTGAAAGCTGCCCGGGAAACTTATGCGCGTGCTCGGCGATTCGTACGCGTTCAAGATAGTGCATTGCCAGCTGCTCTGCTTCTTTCTTTGGTGTTTTACGTACCCAGATTGGTGCAAGGGTACAATTCTGCAACACCGTCAGATGCGGGAAGAGGTTAAAATGCTGAAAAACCATCCCGACTTCTGTTCGTACGCGCTCAATATTACGCAGGTCTTCATTGAGATGGATACCATCTACCATGATACGACCCTGCTGGTAGGCTTCAAGATGATTGATGCAGCGGATAGTGGTCGATTTGCCAGAACCTGACGGGCCGCACAGTACGATACGTTCACGTGCATTTACCTGCAGATTGATATCTTTTAATACATGGAACTGACCGTACCACTTATTGACGTTATCGAAGGTAATCATCATGGTATCTTCGGATTGTGCTAAATGTTGTGCCATTTTTTAACCTTAACGTGAAGTGCGTCCGGTATGAAAGCGCTTTTCCAAATGCTGGCTGTAGCGCGACATGCTGAAACAGAAAATCCAGTAAACCAGGGCAGCAAAGACATAGCCCTCGGTCGACACGCCTAACCAGTCGGGATCAACAGTGGCTTGTTGCACACTGCTGAAAAGATCAAACAACCCGATGATAATCACCAGACTGGTATCTTTGAAAAGGGCGATGATGGTGTTAACCAAACCTGGAATAACCAATTTTAAAGCCTGGGGTAGAATCACCAAGCCTTGTGTTTTCCAGTAACCCAATGCTAGTGACTGTGCCGCTTCATATTGCCCTTTCGGCAACGCCTGCAGACCGCCGCGTACGACTTCAGCAACATACGCGGACTGAAACAGAACAACCCCGACCAGCGCCCGGATTAGTTTGTCGATGTTGCTCCCTTCAGACATGAAGAGTGGCAACATTACTGAAGACATGAATAGCACGGTAATAAGGGGAACACCGCGCCAGAATTCAATGAAAATGACAGAGAGAGCACGTACAACAGGTAATGTTGACTGCCTGCCGAGAGCCAGTAGTATTCCCAGCGGTAAAGCTCCGGCTATACCCACTGCAGCGATAATTAGCGTTAGAGTCAGACCTCCCCACTGACGAGTTTCCACACGTTCCAGACCGAGGAAACCGCCATATAATAGAATCCAGATAATAAGTGGGAAAAGTACTGCCCACGCTGCAAGGTAACGACCGCGGTGAGTAAAACGTTTAGTAAATAGAGGAATTACAGAAATGATGGTAATCACCAGAGCAATATTGATGCGCCAGCGTAATTCGTGAGGATAAAGTCCATACATAAACTGACCAAAACGGGCGTGTATGAACACCCAGCAGGCACCCTCTTTTGTACAATCTGCTTTGGTGGTGCCGAGCCAGTTAGCCTGGAAGAGCAACCAGTTGAGCGCCGGAGGCAGTACAGAAAAAATGATCCACAGGCAGACGAGGGTCAGGATGCTATTGGTCCAGCTGGAAAACAGGTTTCGTCTTATCCACCACAACACACGGATCGCGGGTGCTGTGGATGGCGCTGTCTGGGGAGAGAATGGTTTTATCATCATATGTCCATTAGCGCTCTATCAGGCGGATTTTACGGTTATAAATGCTCATCAACAGAGAGATGGTTAAACTAATCGTCAGGTAGACTCCCATTGTGATGGCAATAGTTTCAATAGCCTGTCCTGTTTGATTGAGTACAGTGCCTGCGAACAGCGAAACCATATCGGGGTAGCCAATTGCGGCAGCCAGTGAAGAGTTTTTAACGATATTCAGATACTGACTGGTCATTGGTGGAATGATCACCCGCATTGCCTGAGGAATGATGACCTGACGTAACGTTACCGGATTGGGTAGTCCGAGAGATCGGGCTGCTTCTTCCTGACCATGTGGTACAGACTGGATACCAGAACGAATAATTTCGGCAATAAACGAAGAAGTATAAATGGATAAGGCGAGTGTCAGCGCTGCCAGCTCAGGGATAAGTACCACCCCCCCACGAAAGTTAAAACCACGTAATGCGGGGATATTCCAATGCATCGCCGGACCAAAACAGCACAAGGCAAGACCGGGCAGCCCGATAAATAGCGCAAGCACGATAGGCCATGTTCGGCGGTGGGTTCCGGTTTTTAACTGATACTGTCGATTGAAGCGTGATACAGCAACACTCCCGGCCAGCGCAAGAAGAACAGCGATCACGGTGGGCCAGGTTCCTGGAACATATTCCGGCCATGGGAGATAGAGCCCCCGGTTACTGATGAAAATGGCATCGAATGCCCCGGCTGCCTCTCTGGGGCCGGGCAAGTTACGTAGTACAGCAAAGTACCAGAAGAAAATCTGCAGCAACGGTGGAATATTACGGAAGATCTCAATATAGATCCCCGATGCTTTTTTCAATAACCAGTTATCTGACAGTCGAGCCAGGGCGATGAAAAAGCCAAGCAGTGAGGCAAAAATGATACACAATACCGAAACCAGTAAGGTATTTGTCAGGCCGACAAGAAAGACCCTTGCGTAGGTATCGCCTTCATCATCATCAATCAGATGCTGGACAATGCCAAATCCGGCTTTACGGTCAAGAAAAGCGAAACCCGAGGTAATGCCACGGCTGTTAAGATTGGTGATGACGTTATGGATCAGATAACCACAGGCTGCCAGCACGATAACAATAGCAATGATCTGATAGATCCAGGCGCGAGTGGCAGGATTACTTAATGAAAAATCCTTTTCTACGCGGGGACGTTGGGACATATAGCAACCTCAGGGACCAGAATGCAAAGTCAGGCACCGGTAGACCGGTGCCCTGTTAAGTAGAATTAACGTACTGGTGGTGCGTACTGAATACCACCCTGGTTCCACAATGCATTCTGGCCACGGGCAATTTTCAACGGACTGTCTTTACCTACGTTACGATCAAAGACTTCCTGATAATTACCAACTTGTTTGATGATGTTATAAGCCCATTTATTATCGAGCTTCAGATCTTTACCGAAGTCACCCTCGGCACCCAGCAGGTGTGCCATATCAGGTGTGCTTGGTTTCGCTGCCATCTGGTCAATGTTAGCGGAAGTGATGCCCATTTCTTCAGCATTCAGCATTGCGAAGAGTGACCATTTCACGATGGTGAACCAGTCATCATCACCACGACGCACCACTGGCCCCAGAGGTTCTTTGGAGATAACTTCGGGAAGAACAATGAAGTCATCTGGTTTGCCCAGTTTGATACGTAGTGCATAAAGTTGTGACTGATCGGAAGAGAGAGTATCGCAGCGTCCACTGTCGAGTGCTTTTGCTGATTCATCTGAGCGGTCGAATGTAACCGGGGTATATTGCATTTTATTCGCTTTGAAGTAATCAGCGACATTCAGTTCCGTATCAGTACCTGCCTGGATACAGACAGTGGCGCCATCCAGCTCTTTGGCGCTTTTCAGACCGGCTTTTTTATGAGTCAGGAATCCGATACCGTCATAGTAGTTCACACCAGCGAAGATAAAGCCCATACCGCCATCCCGCGAGGAAGTCCAGGTGGTATTACGCGAAAGAATATCAACTTCACCGGACTGTAAGGCAGTGAAGCGCTCTTTTGCGGTGAGTGGAGTGTACTTCACTTTAGATGCATCACCAAAAATGGCCGCAGCAGTGGCACGGCATACATCGACATCAATACCACTGAATTTACCGCTGGCATCAGCATAAGAGAAGCCAGGCAAGCCGTCACTAATACCACATTGTACAAAGCCTTTTTTCTTGATGCTGTCGAGCGTAGCACCGGCATGGGCGTGATTAACGATACCAAACAGTGCGGTTGCAGTAACCAGAGTGGAGAGCATTATTTTTTTCATAAAGCATCCTGTGTGACGAATCTGTTTTAACTTTTTAGGTGCACACTGACGTGCACGCTAAACGACGGCGGTGGCCGTTGTCGTCTTTGCAAAGAAAGTGCCAGAATCGATATCTCTATGAAGAGAAAGGGATAGTCTTTTTTTATTACTCGCCTATTGGCGATTTGAACAGAGGAATGCACCAAAGAAGGGCGTCATCTTCTTTTTTGTACAAACCTGGTGCATTTTGGGGGGCCGGAAGATTGTGGCGCGGGGTAATGTAGAAACCTCGCTGCTCAGTACAGCGAGTGCTCACCCGCGGGACGCGTTTTAAAACGGCGATGCAGCCAGAGGTATTGATTAGGTGCTCGCAGGATCTCTGTTTCGATCACCTTATTCATATAAGCCGCGGCCGCCTCTTCATTATCGATCGGATAATCTTTGAGCTCAGGCTGAATAATGAGCTCGTAGCCAGCGCCTGATTCCTTACGGATCAGAACCACGGTAATCATGGCTGGCCTTGCCATGCGTGCAAGCATCCATGTACCACTGGTGGTTGCGGCGCGAGGTACAGCAAACAGGGGGGCAAAGACACTACCTTTGGGGCCGTAATCCTGATCCGGAGCAAACCATACCGCTTCGCCATGGCGCAGTGCTTGCACCATGCCGCGTAAATCACGGCGATTTATCATTGCTTTGTTGGAACGCATACGTCCTTTTGTCTGAACCCATTCCATCAACTTATTATTGTGCGGCCGATACATTGCCATCATCGGTTGACAAAGTCCCATTGCCCGGCCACCTAATTCGAGTGACATAAAGTGTACGCCGATAATCAGCACACCTTTACCATTCTTTTGCGCTTTAGCCAGATTGTCTAGTCCACTGACGGAGAACCAGCGTTTTACGCGACGATCTGACCAAAACCAGGCCATACCCGTCTCCAGCAGGCCCATACCGAGGGACTCAAAATTCTTGATAATACGTTCTTCCAGCTGTGCTTCAGTGATATCAGGAAAACAGAGCTGCAGATTACGACGTGTGATAGACATGCGACGTTTGAGGAGGTGACGAGAGGTTCTTCCTAACCATTTTCCTGTCACTTGCAATACAGGAAAAGGTAGCTGCACCAGCAAAAAAAGCACACCTAAGCCAAGCCATGTAATCCAATAACGTGGATGAAGCAGAGCAATATGAAAGGAAGGGGCGATTTTCATTACGTTATCTTTTTCTCCTTAAACTCAGATAAAATAACGCTTGCAGACAGGGCTCCATAGCGATACTGAGAATCAGACATCCTTTTTCTGACAAAGTTGATGCACTGTACCGTACTTTACATAAATCAGACAAACCATCCAGAATAAAGGCGCTGTCAGTTCACAGCGCCTTTATCATCGCCATGGCGAACTCAGGATCAGTTCATACCATATTTTTTAAGTTTCTTACGCAATGTACCCCTATTTATACCCATCATCAGCGCCGCTCGGGTCTGATTTCCACGGGTATATTGCATTACCATATCTAACAGGGGCTGTTCTACTTCAGCCAGTACCAGCTCATACAGGTCACTTACATCCTGACCGTTTAGTTGGGCAAAATAGTTCTTCAGTGCTTGTTTTACCGAATCACGAAGTGGTTTTTGTGTGACCTGATCTTGTGAATTTAAAGTGGAAACGGTCAGTACGTCAGAATTTACGCGTTGTTCGAACATAGTTCTGTCAGCTCTTTATTTCTATTACGTAAGTTTTGCGAAGTATGCCTCCAACGCCGCCAGCTGTTCGCTGGTGTTCTCAATGGCGTTGAATGTGCGCCGAAACTGGTCATTCGGGGCGTGTTCCTGGAGATACCGGGAAACGTGTTTACGGGCAATGCGATAGCCTTTCTCACAACCATAAAAGCTGTATAACGCTTGCAAATGCCCGATAAGCGAGTGCTTAACCTCTGCCAGAGGCATGGGTTGCAGCAACTCCCCTGTGTCCAGATAATGTTGGATTTCCCGAAAGATCCAAGGTCTTCCCTGAGCGGCCCTTCCTATCATCAGAGCATCGGCTCCTGTATAGTCAAGTACAGCTCTGGCTATTAGCGGGTCAGTAATATCACCGTTCGCAATAACAGGAATGGTGACATGCTGCTTAACTGTCCGAATACTGTCATATTCGGCATCACCATTAAATAAACACGCACGTGTGCGGCCATGAATGGTGAGTGCCTGTATACCACAACGTTCAGCCAATTGGGCAATTTCTACGCAATTGCGATTATCGCTATCCCAGCCAGTCCGTATCTTCAGAGTGACCGGAATATCTACTGCATTCACTACGGCACTCAGGATGGATTTTACTAACTCCGGGTACCGTAGCAGAGCCTGCCATTTTACGATTCACTTTTTTAGCAGGACATCCCATATTGATATCAATCAGCTGGGCACCTGATTTTGCGTTAATGCGGGCTGCTTCGGCCATTTCTTCAGGGTCACCCCCGGCAATTTGTACTGCCCGGATACCTGGCTCATCACTGTGCACCATACGAAGCCGGGATTTGTCGCTTGCCCAAACTTCCGGGTTGGATGACAGCATCTCAGAAACTGTCATGCCTGCCCCCATCGTGTAACACAGCGTTCGAAAGGGGCGGTCGGAAACGCCGGCCATCGGTGCGGCAATTAATCGATTAGGCAGCTGGTAATTCCCGATGCGCATGTAAAAAGTGACCAATGAGTATCCGCAAGGCGGCGTATATTACGCATTTTTTTTGCAAGATGAAAGGACAAACTTTGAACAATCGGCCTGATGTTGTTATTTTTTGGTATTTTACGCGATGGGAAATATCATAAAATCATTAATAAACAATGTGATATGTTTTTATTTTACTTTTTCGCGCCGGTAAGAGAATTCAACTTACTAAAAGATAAAAGCTAAAATCAGAGCTAAATCAGGAGAAATAAGGCCCGAATCTGACCAGCAAGAGCATATCTCGCTGCTGGTCAGTGAAGACAAAATCGTTACTCGACGATCACTCGTCCACGTAAGGGTTGAATGGGGCGGTTATTCGTGTGTTTCAGGATTTTCGTGAATTTGTTAAGCTGTTTTTCGGAAAGAGTAAGGGGCTGTTTTATCACCAGCCAACTTAATCCTTCACTGCAAGGTGGTGTTGTCAATGAACCACTGAAACGGTAGTAGCTCTTATCTTCAGGAAATAAAGGAGCAAGGTCGATAGTTTTTTTCAGAGGCTGGCTGTCATCTACTTTTTCAGGTACAGCCTGGAGAATGGTGTTCAGCGTACTGTTTTCTTTACCAATATCAAACATGACAGCGATGACGGCGACTTCCCCATCGCTGTTTGCATGTACAAAGTGCGCTTCCAGTGGGTAGGACTTATCGAAGATATGATTTTCACTCGGCGTATGGAAATGGAATTGTTTAAGAATAAACTTCTCATTATCCAGGATGAAGTCATCGCCATCGTTAACGGTAATCTGAATGGTATGTAGTGGCACACTGAATTTGGCCACCTGAGCAGAGGTGATATGCTCACCTCAACATCTTATAGGTGAACCAATGAGCAAAGCATTTACTGCTGAATTTAAAGTCGAAGCGGCAAAACTGGTCCTGGATCAGAACTACACTCACGGCGAGGCGGCTAAGGCGATGAACGTCAGCCTCTCCGCCATCAACCGCCGGGTAAAA is a window from the Erwinia sp. genome containing:
- the glnQ_1 gene encoding Glutamine transport ATP-binding protein GlnQ (ID:JIFNMEKO_00006;~source:Prodigal:2.6) yields the protein MAQHLAQSEDTMMITFDNVNKWYGQFHVLKDINLQVNARERIVLCGPSGSGKSTTIRCINHLEAYQQGRIMVDGIHLNEDLRNIERVRTEVGMVFQHFNLFPHLTVLQNCTLAPIWVRKTPKKEAEQLAMHYLERVRIAEHAHKFPGQLSGGQQQRVAIARSLCMKPKIMLFDEPTSALDPEMVKEVLDTMITLAEDGMTMLCVTHEMGFARTVADRVIFMDRGEIVEEAPPESFFSNPQSERTQAFLSQVIH
- the yhdY gene encoding Inner membrane amino-acid ABC transporter permease protein YhdY (ID:JIFNMEKO_00007;~source:Prodigal:2.6), coding for MIKPFSPQTAPSTAPAIRVLWWIRRNLFSSWTNSILTLVCLWIIFSVLPPALNWLLFQANWLGTTKADCTKEGACWVFIHARFGQFMYGLYPHELRWRINIALVITIISVIPLFTKRFTHRGRYLAAWAVLFPLIIWILLYGGFLGLERVETRQWGGLTLTLIIAAVGIAGALPLGILLALGRQSTLPVVRALSVIFIEFWRGVPLITVLFMSSVMLPLFMSEGSNIDKLIRALVGVVLFQSAYVAEVVRGGLQALPKGQYEAAQSLALGYWKTQGLVILPQALKLVIPGLVNTIIALFKDTSLVIIIGLFDLFSSVQQATVDPDWLGVSTEGYVFAALVYWIFCFSMSRYSQHLEKRFHTGRTSR
- the lpxP gene encoding Lipid A biosynthesis palmitoleoyltransferase (ID:JIFNMEKO_00010;~source:Prodigal:2.6) — protein: MKIAPSFHIALLHPRYWITWLGLGVLFLLVQLPFPVLQVTGKWLGRTSRHLLKRRMSITRRNLQLCFPDITEAQLEERIIKNFESLGMGLLETGMAWFWSDRRVKRWFSVSGLDNLAKAQKNGKGVLIIGVHFMSLELGGRAMGLCQPMMAMYRPHNNKLMEWVQTKGRMRSNKAMINRRDLRGMVQALRHGEAVWFAPDQDYGPKGSVFAPLFAVPRAATTSGTWMLARMARPAMITVVLIRKESGAGYELIIQPELKDYPIDNEEAAAAYMNKVIETEILRAPNQYLWLHRRFKTRPAGEHSLY
- the fis gene encoding DNA-binding protein Fis (ID:JIFNMEKO_00011;~source:Prodigal:2.6) — protein: MFEQRVNSDVLTVSTLNSQDQVTQKPLRDSVKQALKNYFAQLNGQDVSDLYELVLAEVEQPLLDMVMQYTRGNQTRAALMMGINRGTLRKKLKKYGMN
- the yhdW gene encoding Putative amino-acid ABC transporter-binding protein YhdW (ID:JIFNMEKO_00009;~source:Prodigal:2.6) — its product is MKKIMLSTLVTATALFGIVNHAHAGATLDSIKKKGFVQCGISDGLPGFSYADASGKFSGIDVDVCRATAAAIFGDASKVKYTPLTAKERFTALQSGEVDILSRNTTWTSSRDGGMGFIFAGVNYYDGIGFLTHKKAGLKSAKELDGATVCIQAGTDTELNVADYFKANKMQYTPVTFDRSDESAKALDSGRCDTLSSDQSQLYALRIKLGKPDDFIVLPEVISKEPLGPVVRRGDDDWFTIVKWSLFAMLNAEEMGITSANIDQMAAKPSTPDMAHLLGAEGDFGKDLKLDNKWAYNIIKQVGNYQEVFDRNVGKDSPLKIARGQNALWNQGGIQYAPPVR
- the glnM_1 gene encoding putative glutamine ABC transporter permease protein GlnM (ID:JIFNMEKO_00008;~source:Prodigal:2.6) — translated: MSQRPRVEKDFSLSNPATRAWIYQIIAIVIVLAACGYLIHNVITNLNSRGITSGFAFLDRKAGFGIVQHLIDDDEGDTYARVFLVGLTNTLLVSVLCIIFASLLGFFIALARLSDNWLLKKASGIYIEIFRNIPPLLQIFFWYFAVLRNLPGPREAAGAFDAIFISNRGLYLPWPEYVPGTWPTVIAVLLALAGSVAVSRFNRQYQLKTGTHRRTWPIVLALFIGLPGLALCCFGPAMHWNIPALRGFNFRGGVVLIPELAALTLALSIYTSSFIAEIIRSGIQSVPHGQEEAARSLGLPNPVTLRQVIIPQAMRVIIPPMTSQYLNIVKNSSLAAAIGYPDMVSLFAGTVLNQTGQAIETIAITMGVYLTISLTISLLMSIYNRKIRLIER